A stretch of the Candidatus Polarisedimenticolaceae bacterium genome encodes the following:
- a CDS encoding RidA family protein: protein MTKTTVSTEDAPGAVGPYVQGVRAGDFLFVSGQVALDPKTGILVEGGVAEQTERVLKNVRAILEAGGSSLDRVVKATVYLTDLGEFETMNRVYASFFGDSRPARVTVEVSRLPKNGKVEIDAIGIVGR, encoded by the coding sequence ATGACCAAGACGACGGTGAGCACGGAGGACGCGCCGGGGGCCGTGGGCCCGTACGTGCAAGGGGTCAGGGCGGGGGATTTCCTGTTCGTGTCGGGACAGGTCGCCCTCGACCCGAAAACCGGCATCCTCGTGGAAGGGGGCGTCGCCGAGCAGACCGAACGGGTCCTCAAGAACGTGCGCGCGATCCTCGAGGCGGGGGGAAGCTCCCTCGACCGGGTCGTGAAGGCGACGGTCTATCTCACCGATCTCGGTGAGTTCGAGACGATGAACCGCGTCTACGCGTCGTTTTTCGGAGACTCACGCCCGGCACGCGTCACGGTCGAGGTTTCGCGGCTTCCCAAGAACGGGAAAGTTGAGATCGACGCGATCGGGATCGTCGGGCGCTAG
- a CDS encoding bifunctional (p)ppGpp synthetase/guanosine-3',5'-bis(diphosphate) 3'-pyrophosphohydrolase — protein sequence MVRRFEDVLERVESFNPSADFDLLRRAYIFSAREHRNQVRRSGEPYLIHPIEVAYVLADLELDTASVVAGLLHDVVEDTLTTIETVRDYFGEDVAHIVAGVTKISKLQFASKEQAEAENLRKMILAMVDDIRVILVKLADRLHNMRTLEHLAPDKQERIARETAEIYAPLANRLGMGRIKSELEDLTLKYLEPQANVALVSALEAKRKISEAFIEEIRRKLVTALEDAGIAAQISGRIKSVSSIYRKIRRQKIEVEEVYDYVAFRILTESIKDCYGALGIVHSIWRPVPGRIKDFIAIPKPNMYQSLHTSVMTEVGQPFEVQIRTREMHRIAEEGVAAHWQYKEGGKARGGEAERVAWLRHILEWQQETKDPREFLEMVKVDLYPEEVYAFTPKGKVLSFPRGSTPIDFAYGIHTDVGHRLSGAKINGRLVPLRTPLGNGDIVEILTQPHAHPSRDWLALAKTSRARGKIRSWLNANEREKSMALGRELVEKELRKYRLSPREFLENGKAGEALKKLGFAAIEDFLAAVGYGKVVPHSLVAAIVPEDELKPRTDGVVARVVKKAFGLGERRVKVKGMNDMMIMLARCCNPVRGEEIVGYITRGKGVSVHSVQCPNVRSLMFDPERRIDVEWDASGASGTLFDVKLALDVQDRQGLLAKIVSAVADEQANIRNVDAKTFEGSDARVTIVMAVSDRQQMEKVIAKVRKIAGVRDVERMLR from the coding sequence GTGGTCCGGAGGTTCGAGGACGTCCTGGAGCGGGTCGAGTCGTTCAACCCGTCCGCCGATTTCGACCTCCTCCGCCGCGCCTACATCTTCTCTGCCCGCGAGCACCGGAACCAGGTCCGCCGCTCCGGCGAGCCCTACCTGATCCATCCGATCGAGGTCGCCTATGTCCTGGCCGACCTCGAGCTCGACACCGCGAGCGTCGTCGCCGGCCTCCTCCACGACGTCGTCGAGGACACGCTCACGACGATCGAGACCGTCCGCGACTACTTTGGCGAGGACGTCGCGCACATCGTCGCCGGCGTCACCAAGATCTCGAAGCTGCAGTTCGCCTCGAAGGAGCAGGCCGAGGCGGAGAACTTGCGCAAGATGATCCTGGCGATGGTCGACGACATCCGCGTGATCCTCGTCAAGCTCGCCGACCGCCTCCACAACATGCGTACGCTCGAGCACCTCGCTCCCGACAAGCAGGAGCGCATCGCCCGCGAGACGGCGGAGATCTACGCCCCGCTGGCGAACCGTCTCGGCATGGGCCGCATCAAGTCCGAGCTCGAGGACCTGACGCTCAAGTATCTGGAGCCCCAGGCGAACGTGGCCCTCGTCTCCGCCCTCGAGGCCAAGCGCAAGATCAGCGAAGCGTTCATCGAGGAGATCCGCCGGAAGCTCGTGACCGCCCTCGAGGATGCGGGAATCGCGGCGCAGATCTCGGGGCGGATCAAGAGCGTCTCGTCGATCTACCGCAAGATCCGGCGGCAGAAGATCGAGGTCGAGGAGGTGTACGACTACGTCGCCTTCCGCATCCTCACCGAGTCGATCAAGGACTGCTACGGCGCCCTGGGGATCGTCCACTCGATCTGGCGGCCGGTCCCGGGGCGCATCAAGGACTTCATCGCGATCCCCAAGCCGAACATGTACCAGTCGCTCCACACCTCGGTCATGACCGAGGTCGGCCAGCCGTTCGAGGTCCAGATCCGCACGCGCGAGATGCACCGGATCGCCGAAGAAGGCGTGGCCGCGCACTGGCAGTACAAGGAAGGCGGCAAGGCGCGCGGCGGCGAGGCCGAGCGCGTGGCCTGGCTCCGCCACATCCTCGAGTGGCAGCAGGAGACGAAGGACCCGCGCGAGTTCCTGGAGATGGTCAAGGTCGACCTCTACCCCGAGGAGGTCTACGCTTTCACCCCCAAAGGGAAGGTCCTCTCGTTTCCGCGCGGTTCGACGCCGATCGACTTCGCCTACGGCATTCACACCGACGTGGGCCACCGTCTCTCCGGGGCCAAGATCAACGGCCGGCTCGTTCCGCTCCGGACCCCGCTCGGCAACGGGGACATCGTCGAGATCCTGACGCAGCCGCATGCCCATCCGAGCCGCGACTGGCTCGCGCTCGCGAAGACGTCGCGCGCACGCGGGAAGATCCGGTCGTGGCTGAACGCGAACGAGCGCGAGAAATCGATGGCGCTCGGGCGCGAGCTCGTCGAGAAGGAGCTGCGGAAATACCGTCTCTCGCCCCGTGAGTTTCTGGAGAACGGCAAGGCCGGCGAGGCGCTCAAGAAGCTCGGCTTCGCGGCGATCGAGGATTTCCTCGCGGCGGTCGGCTACGGGAAGGTCGTGCCGCACAGTCTCGTCGCGGCGATCGTTCCCGAGGACGAGCTGAAGCCGAGGACCGACGGCGTCGTGGCGCGCGTGGTCAAGAAGGCGTTCGGCCTCGGCGAGCGGCGCGTCAAGGTCAAGGGGATGAACGACATGATGATCATGCTCGCGCGCTGCTGCAATCCGGTGCGGGGCGAGGAGATCGTCGGCTACATCACGCGAGGGAAAGGGGTCTCGGTCCATTCGGTCCAGTGCCCGAACGTGCGGAGCCTCATGTTCGACCCGGAGCGGCGGATCGACGTCGAGTGGGACGCGTCGGGTGCGTCCGGGACCCTCTTCGACGTCAAGCTCGCGCTCGACGTTCAGGACCGGCAAGGACTGCTCGCGAAGATCGTCTCGGCGGTCGCCGACGAGCAGGCGAACATCCGGAACGTCGACGCCAAGACCTTCGAGGGGTCCGACGCGCGTGTGACGATCGTCATGGCGGTCTCCGACCGTCAGCAGATGGAGAAGGTCATCGCGAAGGTGAGGAAGATCGCGGGAGTCAGGGACGTCGAGCGCATGCTGCGCTGA
- the pilM gene encoding type IV pilus assembly protein PilM: MLFGRSRTLVGLDIGDSSIKVVELKDLGKGRGFQLAKMGSESLSAEAIVDGAIMDSQMVIETIKRLFQRLKIKNTQVATALSGHSVIVKRISLPVMTAAELAESIHWEAEQYIPFDIDDVNLDYQILDGSSLSGEGNMDVLLAAAKKDKISDYTSAITQAGLQPIAVDIAAFAMQNAFEANYEFEPHQIIALVDIGAAVSSITVLHGGTSVYWRDINVGGNQYTDAIQKDLNLSAEQAERLKRGEEIDGIPYERVLPILAAVNEDVGTEIQKTLDFFKQISATDESLDRLYITGGSAQVVHLKEALGERLHTQVEMLNPFRRIQPATREVGQDVLNEMTPTASVAVGLALRKQGD, encoded by the coding sequence ATGCTCTTCGGACGCAGCCGGACTCTCGTCGGATTGGACATCGGGGACAGCTCGATCAAGGTCGTCGAGCTTAAGGATCTTGGGAAAGGCCGGGGTTTCCAGCTCGCCAAGATGGGATCCGAGTCGCTGTCGGCAGAAGCAATCGTCGACGGCGCGATCATGGACTCCCAGATGGTCATCGAGACCATCAAGCGCCTCTTCCAGAGGCTGAAGATCAAGAACACCCAGGTGGCGACCGCGCTCTCGGGCCACTCGGTCATCGTCAAGCGGATCAGCTTGCCGGTCATGACCGCCGCGGAGCTCGCCGAGTCGATCCACTGGGAGGCCGAGCAGTACATCCCCTTCGACATCGACGACGTCAACCTCGACTACCAGATCCTCGACGGGTCCTCGCTCTCGGGCGAAGGCAACATGGACGTCCTCCTCGCAGCGGCGAAGAAGGACAAGATCAGCGACTACACGAGCGCCATCACGCAGGCCGGCCTCCAGCCGATCGCGGTGGACATCGCGGCCTTCGCCATGCAGAACGCCTTCGAGGCGAACTACGAGTTCGAGCCGCACCAGATCATCGCGCTCGTCGACATCGGCGCCGCGGTCAGCTCGATCACGGTGCTGCACGGCGGCACGTCGGTCTACTGGCGCGACATCAACGTCGGCGGGAATCAGTACACCGACGCGATCCAGAAAGACCTCAACCTCTCCGCCGAGCAGGCCGAGCGCCTGAAGCGCGGTGAGGAGATCGACGGGATCCCGTACGAGCGCGTGCTGCCGATCCTGGCCGCGGTGAACGAAGACGTGGGCACCGAGATCCAGAAGACGCTCGACTTCTTCAAGCAGATCTCCGCGACCGACGAGTCGCTCGACCGGCTCTACATCACCGGTGGGTCGGCTCAGGTCGTCCACCTCAAGGAGGCCTTGGGCGAACGGCTCCACACGCAGGTGGAGATGCTCAATCCGTTCCGCCGCATCCAGCCCGCGACGCGCGAGGTAGGGCAGGACGTCCTGAACGAGATGACGCCGACGGCGTCGGTCGCGGTCGGACTCGCCCTCCGGAAGCAGGGGGACTAA
- the pilO gene encoding type 4a pilus biogenesis protein PilO, whose product MLERLPFWGQVLTMLLLAAGLVGLAYYAYPNLKQKGEEIQTIRAELDDMHAKINEGHAIEQKLPEFEQEVASLQRKLGDIQQILPTDTETGDLLRWIKNMSDQSNLGLKTFAPGNLKPVDFYKEFPIEMDVVGRYHDLGIFLDRVAKYSRIINVDNLRMSALPNGGDKTIRATFTATTFVYDDKAASGEAKQ is encoded by the coding sequence ATGCTCGAAAGACTGCCGTTCTGGGGCCAGGTCCTGACGATGCTGCTGCTCGCCGCAGGGCTCGTCGGCCTCGCCTACTACGCCTATCCCAACCTCAAGCAGAAGGGCGAGGAGATCCAGACGATCCGCGCCGAGCTCGACGACATGCACGCCAAGATCAACGAAGGTCATGCGATCGAGCAGAAGCTGCCGGAGTTCGAGCAGGAGGTCGCGAGCCTCCAGAGGAAGCTCGGCGACATCCAGCAGATCCTGCCGACGGACACCGAGACCGGCGACCTGCTCCGCTGGATCAAGAACATGAGCGACCAGTCGAACCTCGGCCTCAAGACGTTCGCGCCGGGCAACCTCAAGCCGGTCGACTTCTACAAAGAGTTCCCGATCGAGATGGACGTCGTGGGCCGCTATCACGACCTCGGCATCTTCCTCGATCGCGTCGCCAAGTACTCGCGCATCATCAACGTCGACAACCTCCGCATGAGTGCACTCCCCAACGGAGGCGACAAGACGATCCGCGCGACCTTCACAGCGACCACGTTCGTCTACGACGACAAGGCCGCTTCCGGGGAGGCCAAGCAGTGA
- the secF gene encoding protein translocase subunit SecF: protein MLQLFHDPKIDFMGKRRMWVAVSLSLIVISLAVVFSRGIRMGIEFEGGAEVQLQYAQAPDVPVVRTQLEKAGYAGAVVTTIGKAEDHEIYVRVPLVAGAKDEDMAPSVIRTLKAAEGESAFTVRSQAYIGPTVGRELIKKALAAVLGSMGGMLVYIWIRFEFQWGLAAVVALVHDTIITLGLFSAFGFEMSLPVVAAFLTLVGYSVNDTVVIFDRIRENLRSKGGTAGNLPDLINVSMNQTLSRTMLTSLLTWIVCVFLFILGGPALRDFSFVMVVGIIVGTYSSIYIASPILVVWQEWLGARAKAKVVESGLATSPKATAKKVRAGKA from the coding sequence GTGCTGCAGCTGTTCCACGATCCCAAGATCGATTTCATGGGCAAGCGCCGGATGTGGGTGGCCGTGTCCTTGTCGCTCATCGTGATCTCCCTCGCCGTCGTCTTCTCGCGCGGCATCAGGATGGGAATCGAGTTCGAAGGCGGCGCTGAGGTCCAGCTCCAGTACGCGCAGGCGCCCGACGTCCCGGTCGTCCGCACCCAGCTCGAGAAGGCCGGCTACGCCGGGGCCGTGGTCACGACGATCGGCAAGGCGGAGGACCACGAGATCTACGTCCGCGTCCCGCTCGTCGCAGGTGCGAAGGACGAGGACATGGCGCCGTCGGTGATCCGCACGCTCAAGGCCGCCGAAGGCGAGAGCGCCTTCACGGTGCGCTCGCAGGCCTACATCGGCCCGACGGTCGGGCGCGAGCTGATCAAGAAGGCGCTCGCGGCGGTGCTCGGTTCGATGGGCGGCATGCTCGTGTACATCTGGATCCGGTTCGAGTTCCAGTGGGGGCTCGCCGCCGTGGTCGCCCTCGTCCACGACACGATCATCACGCTCGGGCTCTTCTCGGCGTTCGGCTTCGAGATGAGCCTCCCGGTCGTCGCCGCCTTCCTCACGCTCGTCGGCTACTCCGTCAACGACACGGTCGTCATCTTCGACCGGATCCGGGAGAACCTGAGAAGCAAGGGCGGGACCGCCGGCAATCTGCCCGACTTGATCAACGTCTCGATGAACCAGACGCTCTCGCGGACGATGCTGACCTCGCTCCTCACCTGGATCGTCTGCGTGTTCCTCTTCATCCTCGGCGGTCCGGCGCTCCGCGACTTCTCGTTCGTCATGGTCGTCGGGATCATCGTCGGCACCTACTCGTCGATCTACATCGCCTCGCCGATCCTCGTCGTGTGGCAGGAGTGGCTCGGCGCACGGGCTAAGGCCAAGGTCGTCGAGTCGGGCCTGGCGACGTCGCCCAAGGCGACGGCCAAGAAGGTCCGCGCCGGCAAGGCGTAA
- the rpmB gene encoding 50S ribosomal protein L28 — protein sequence MARVCDVCGKKTIFGKNVSHAHNVSSRTFMPNLQRVRVRIPGGNARRARLCTRCIRSGSVMKASR from the coding sequence ATGGCGCGCGTTTGTGATGTGTGTGGGAAGAAGACGATTTTCGGGAAGAACGTGTCCCACGCCCACAACGTGAGCTCGAGGACGTTCATGCCGAACCTTCAGCGCGTCCGCGTCCGGATCCCGGGCGGCAACGCGCGGCGCGCCCGCCTCTGCACGCGCTGCATCCGCTCGGGCTCCGTCATGAAGGCGTCGCGCTGA
- the accB gene encoding acetyl-CoA carboxylase biotin carboxyl carrier protein — MDAKELRELIELISKSNFVTFELEREGFKLKLEKSGGVPPPAIVVAAPANAPSLPMPAPMGVAPQAVAQPPLPPSPAAPAVASGLVDVKSPIVGTFFRQPSPTASPFVEPGSRVKKGQVLCIIEAMKLMNEIEAEMDAEVVEIPVANGQPVEFGEVLFRLRPMAS, encoded by the coding sequence TTGGACGCGAAAGAGCTGCGCGAGCTGATCGAGCTCATCTCGAAGTCGAACTTCGTGACGTTCGAGCTCGAGCGGGAAGGGTTCAAGCTGAAGCTGGAGAAGAGCGGCGGTGTTCCACCGCCGGCGATCGTCGTCGCGGCGCCCGCCAACGCTCCCAGCCTGCCGATGCCCGCGCCCATGGGGGTGGCCCCCCAGGCGGTGGCGCAACCGCCGTTGCCGCCGTCCCCGGCCGCGCCGGCGGTGGCTTCCGGCCTCGTCGACGTCAAGTCGCCGATCGTCGGGACGTTCTTCCGGCAGCCCAGCCCGACCGCCTCGCCTTTCGTCGAGCCGGGGAGCCGCGTGAAGAAGGGCCAGGTCCTCTGCATCATCGAGGCGATGAAGCTCATGAACGAGATCGAAGCCGAGATGGACGCCGAGGTCGTCGAGATTCCCGTCGCGAACGGGCAGCCGGTCGAGTTCGGCGAGGTCCTCTTCCGGCTCCGGCCGATGGCGTCCTAG
- a CDS encoding PilN domain-containing protein — protein MIKINLLAERKAQKAKAAPSASPMKLDMGGSQNLLLAGIILIGFLVALGWSWARMAELSKVQNEKVQAQAELKRLEDVRKKAEAFKKQKELLERKITLITDLKKKQAVPVHILDQVSRNLPDFMWLDSMTAASNAIVISGKATTYNSVSNLYDNLRASGQFTDVVLGKTTEITEGVSFSLTCRYAPPGANAVAQADADTAAPARPPQS, from the coding sequence ATGATCAAGATCAACCTCCTCGCCGAGCGCAAGGCCCAGAAGGCCAAGGCGGCGCCGTCCGCGTCGCCGATGAAGCTCGACATGGGCGGCAGCCAGAACCTCCTGCTCGCCGGGATCATCCTCATCGGCTTCCTGGTCGCCCTCGGCTGGTCGTGGGCCCGCATGGCGGAGCTCAGCAAGGTCCAGAACGAGAAGGTCCAGGCCCAGGCCGAGCTGAAGCGGCTCGAGGACGTGCGGAAGAAGGCCGAGGCGTTCAAGAAGCAGAAGGAGCTCCTCGAGCGGAAGATCACGCTCATCACCGACCTCAAGAAGAAGCAGGCGGTGCCGGTCCACATCCTCGACCAGGTGTCGCGCAACCTCCCGGACTTCATGTGGCTCGACTCGATGACGGCCGCCTCGAACGCCATCGTCATCTCGGGCAAGGCCACGACGTACAACTCGGTCTCGAACCTCTACGACAACCTCCGGGCGTCCGGTCAGTTCACGGACGTCGTCCTCGGCAAGACCACCGAGATCACCGAGGGGGTCTCGTTCAGCTTGACCTGCCGCTACGCGCCGCCCGGGGCGAACGCCGTTGCGCAGGCCGACGCGGACACGGCGGCGCCGGCGCGCCCGCCCCAGAGCTAG
- the pilQ gene encoding type IV pilus secretin PilQ: MSKYGKLSLVALTALLLAGSAFQARTAEPTAGSESPALTPPATPAAAAELRTVSVEHDASGRPVVTLSGSGPMAYETLELTNPQRLVVDLKGTVSHVDKSQVPIDDGGVLRVRAGQFRRSPEPVSRVVVDLDRPVPYHIEQAGNDLKIAFGAADGGEAVAKATPTAAKAEVAPVETKETEAVPTASAAPAATSGSRAVSQDAIEKLLAKPALRADEPPAGLSPAPTTSGNFETKTIIGDKANYSGKRISLNLVDTDIKQIFRLFHEISGLNFVLDPSVDGKVTIVLDNVPWDQAMDIILKNNGLDKQFENNVVRIAPTAKLASEAAARKQLKEAKDLEVEPITVTRTLSYAKADEVEKVIRDGGVLSTRGKVIVDKRTNALIISDIPKKVQPLDQLISTLDAETPQVMIEARIVETSKSFSQDLGIKWGFNAIADSSKGTGTGLQFPANASAKYGLNLPGAGTASTLAFSFGNILDSFTLDIALSDLETEGQARVLSSPKIATQNNERAEIEQGVRIPVVSTTATEINVEFVSASLRLAVTPQITADGTVAMDVIVENNTPDFVNRVGDVPPINTQRAQTKVLVADGGTAVIGGIFTVNEGKSEVGVPWFRKIPGLGWLFKTRNITNENRELLIFITPKIVKVG, from the coding sequence ATGAGCAAGTACGGCAAGTTGTCCCTGGTGGCGCTGACGGCGCTCCTCTTGGCTGGCAGCGCCTTCCAGGCGAGAACGGCCGAGCCGACGGCGGGATCCGAATCCCCGGCGCTCACCCCCCCGGCGACTCCGGCCGCGGCGGCGGAGCTCCGGACCGTCAGCGTCGAGCACGACGCGTCGGGCCGTCCGGTGGTCACGCTCAGCGGCTCCGGGCCGATGGCCTACGAGACGCTCGAGCTGACGAACCCGCAGCGGCTCGTCGTCGATCTTAAGGGCACGGTCAGCCACGTCGACAAGAGCCAGGTGCCGATCGACGACGGCGGGGTCCTGCGCGTGCGCGCCGGACAGTTCCGCCGGTCGCCGGAGCCCGTCTCGCGCGTCGTCGTCGATCTCGACCGTCCCGTGCCGTACCACATCGAGCAAGCCGGCAACGACCTGAAGATCGCGTTCGGCGCCGCCGACGGCGGCGAAGCGGTCGCGAAGGCGACGCCCACGGCTGCGAAGGCCGAAGTCGCCCCGGTCGAGACGAAGGAGACGGAAGCGGTCCCGACGGCTTCCGCTGCTCCCGCCGCGACGAGCGGAAGCCGCGCCGTCTCGCAGGACGCCATCGAGAAGCTCCTGGCGAAGCCCGCGCTCCGCGCCGACGAGCCGCCGGCCGGTCTCTCGCCGGCTCCGACGACGTCGGGGAATTTCGAGACGAAGACGATCATCGGCGACAAGGCGAACTACTCCGGCAAGCGGATCTCGCTCAACCTCGTCGACACGGACATCAAGCAGATCTTCCGTCTGTTCCACGAGATCTCGGGCCTGAACTTCGTCCTCGACCCGTCGGTGGACGGCAAGGTGACGATCGTCCTCGACAACGTGCCGTGGGACCAGGCGATGGACATCATTCTCAAGAACAACGGGCTCGACAAGCAGTTCGAGAACAACGTGGTCCGCATCGCGCCGACCGCGAAGCTCGCGTCGGAGGCGGCCGCCCGCAAGCAGCTCAAGGAGGCGAAGGACCTCGAGGTCGAGCCGATCACGGTGACGCGCACCCTCTCCTACGCGAAGGCCGACGAGGTCGAGAAGGTCATCCGCGACGGCGGCGTGCTCTCCACCCGCGGCAAGGTCATCGTCGACAAGCGCACGAACGCACTCATCATCAGCGACATCCCGAAGAAGGTGCAGCCGCTCGATCAGCTCATCTCGACCCTGGACGCCGAGACGCCTCAGGTCATGATCGAGGCCCGCATCGTCGAGACGTCGAAGTCGTTCTCGCAGGACCTCGGCATCAAGTGGGGCTTCAACGCGATCGCCGACTCGTCGAAGGGGACGGGCACCGGCCTTCAGTTCCCCGCGAACGCGTCGGCGAAGTACGGCTTGAACCTCCCGGGCGCCGGCACCGCGTCGACGCTGGCGTTCTCGTTCGGGAACATCCTGGACTCGTTCACGCTCGACATCGCGCTCTCCGACCTCGAAACGGAAGGGCAGGCGCGCGTCCTGTCGTCGCCGAAGATCGCGACGCAGAACAACGAGCGCGCGGAGATCGAGCAGGGCGTCCGCATCCCGGTCGTCAGCACCACCGCGACCGAGATCAACGTCGAGTTCGTCTCGGCGTCGCTCCGCCTCGCGGTCACGCCGCAGATCACCGCCGACGGGACGGTCGCGATGGACGTCATCGTCGAGAACAACACGCCGGACTTCGTCAACCGCGTCGGTGACGTCCCGCCGATCAACACGCAGCGCGCGCAGACGAAGGTGCTCGTCGCGGACGGCGGCACGGCGGTCATCGGCGGCATCTTCACCGTCAACGAAGGCAAGAGCGAGGTGGGCGTTCCGTGGTTCCGCAAGATCCCCGGCCTCGGCTGGCTGTTCAAGACCCGCAACATCACGAACGAGAACCGGGAGTTGCTCATCTTCATCACCCCCAAGATCGTCAAGGTCGGGTAG
- the secD gene encoding protein translocase subunit SecD: MSNMTWKLLIIVGAVALSVLSFYPPKEKINLGLDLQGGSHLLLQVDTSAAIKSEVDLAINRVGQLLKEKTIAYASIAPTDNGVDLKGTDASRDADVREIFDTITPGWTITPSEGNWTVRIPDRLRQEIEASSVDTTLTVLRQRIDELGVKEPIIQKQGTAGDRIVVELPGLDDPERARRLLQDQAKLEWKAVVYPPGTSDYEGWAPPTTQEATLAMFGGALPPNVELVPQVFNDAGGTKTEMWWPLQNVAAIVGNDLRSARRGNDQMQRNVVDFILSADAGKRFQAATRENLHKKMAIVLGSSKGKVVISAPVINDVISDRGQISGRFDVKSAEDLALKLRSGAIPTAVTIIGETTVGPSLGRDSIKAGVFASLLGFAGVALFMLVYYRLSGVNAVIALLLNVVLVLGAMAYFGSTLTLPGIAGLILTVGMAVDSNVLIFERIREELRLGKTVRTAIDQGFGRAFGTIVDTHVTTIVSAFFLFTYGTGPVRGFAVTLVIGLLFSMFTAVFVSRVIYDLVLGNRRNVESLSI; encoded by the coding sequence ATGTCGAACATGACCTGGAAGCTGCTGATCATCGTCGGAGCGGTCGCCCTCTCCGTCCTCTCGTTCTATCCGCCGAAGGAGAAGATCAACCTGGGCCTCGATCTCCAGGGCGGCTCGCACCTGCTCCTTCAGGTCGACACGTCCGCCGCGATCAAGAGCGAGGTCGATCTGGCGATCAACCGCGTGGGCCAGCTCCTCAAGGAGAAGACCATCGCCTACGCGTCGATCGCGCCGACCGACAACGGGGTCGACCTCAAGGGCACCGACGCGTCGCGCGACGCCGACGTTCGAGAGATTTTCGACACGATCACGCCGGGCTGGACGATCACGCCGTCCGAGGGGAACTGGACGGTCCGGATTCCGGACCGGCTCCGCCAGGAGATCGAGGCGTCCTCCGTCGACACCACCTTGACGGTGCTCCGCCAGCGTATCGACGAGCTGGGGGTCAAGGAGCCGATCATCCAGAAACAGGGGACCGCCGGCGATCGCATCGTCGTCGAGCTCCCGGGTCTCGACGACCCCGAGCGCGCGAGGCGCCTCCTCCAGGACCAGGCGAAGCTCGAGTGGAAGGCCGTCGTCTACCCGCCGGGGACGAGCGACTACGAGGGCTGGGCGCCGCCCACGACGCAGGAGGCGACGCTGGCGATGTTCGGCGGCGCCTTGCCGCCGAACGTCGAGCTCGTGCCCCAGGTCTTCAACGACGCCGGCGGCACCAAGACCGAGATGTGGTGGCCGCTCCAGAACGTCGCCGCGATCGTCGGGAACGACCTGCGGTCGGCGCGGCGCGGCAACGACCAGATGCAGCGGAACGTGGTCGACTTCATCCTCTCCGCCGATGCCGGGAAGAGGTTCCAGGCCGCGACGCGCGAGAACCTCCACAAGAAGATGGCGATCGTCCTCGGCAGCTCGAAGGGCAAGGTCGTCATCTCGGCACCGGTCATCAACGACGTCATCAGCGATCGCGGCCAGATCTCGGGCCGGTTCGACGTGAAGTCGGCGGAAGATCTCGCCCTCAAGCTGAGGTCCGGCGCGATTCCGACCGCTGTCACGATCATCGGCGAGACGACCGTCGGGCCGTCCCTGGGCCGCGATTCGATCAAGGCGGGCGTCTTCGCGTCGCTCCTCGGCTTCGCCGGCGTCGCGCTCTTCATGCTCGTCTACTACCGGCTCTCCGGCGTCAACGCGGTGATCGCCCTTCTGCTCAACGTCGTGCTCGTCCTGGGCGCGATGGCCTATTTCGGATCGACGCTGACGCTCCCCGGGATCGCCGGCCTCATCCTCACCGTCGGCATGGCGGTCGACAGCAACGTGCTCATCTTCGAGCGCATCCGCGAGGAGCTCCGGCTCGGCAAGACGGTGCGCACCGCGATCGATCAGGGCTTCGGCCGGGCGTTCGGCACCATCGTCGACACGCACGTGACGACGATCGTCTCCGCCTTCTTCCTGTTCACCTACGGCACGGGTCCCGTGCGTGGTTTCGCCGTGACGCTCGTCATCGGCCTTCTCTTCTCGATGTTCACCGCGGTGTTCGTCTCGCGCGTGATCTACGACCTCGTCCTCGGCAACCGGCGTAACGTCGAGTCGCTGAGCATCTGA
- a CDS encoding roadblock/LC7 domain-containing protein — protein MLDEVLGRVMTGVDGARCIVLAARDGVVVAARARNGAPSPELIAASMADLFEKVGSTFDREGLGAAAEVAVGGVDGHVMMRAVTPDYLLAIALAAGGSLGRARWELRRAAADLVAELS, from the coding sequence GTGCTCGATGAGGTGCTGGGCCGGGTCATGACCGGCGTCGACGGGGCCCGGTGCATCGTCCTGGCGGCGCGCGACGGGGTCGTGGTGGCGGCGCGGGCGAGGAACGGAGCCCCCTCGCCGGAGCTCATCGCCGCGTCGATGGCCGACCTCTTCGAGAAGGTCGGGTCCACGTTCGACCGGGAAGGTCTGGGCGCAGCGGCGGAGGTCGCCGTCGGGGGCGTCGACGGTCACGTCATGATGCGAGCCGTGACGCCGGATTACCTCCTCGCGATCGCACTCGCCGCCGGCGGCAGCCTCGGACGCGCCCGGTGGGAGCTGCGCCGCGCCGCCGCGGATCTGGTCGCGGAACTCTCCTGA